In Lepus europaeus isolate LE1 chromosome 22, mLepTim1.pri, whole genome shotgun sequence, the following are encoded in one genomic region:
- the TCL1A gene encoding T-cell leukemia/lymphoma protein 1A, translating into MAENLPLGAHVGAHPSRLWIWDKAVYMDEKRRTWLPIVIKREGRLQVLLRQEDVPLGEAVNPNHLAPNVLPFLWQLYPERRYRGSDSSFWHIVYHIKFNSTEDMLLEQLPLLEWQ; encoded by the exons ATGGCCGAGAACCTGCCCTTAGGGGCGCACGTGGGGGCGCACCCCAGCCGCCTGTGGATCTGGGACAAGGCGGTGTACATGGATGAGAAGCGGCGCACCTGGCTGCCCATCGTCATCAAG AGAGAGGGCAGACTGCAGGTGCTGCTGCGCCAGGAAGACGTCCCCCTGGGGGAAGCTGTGAACCCCAACCACCTGGCTCCTAACGTGCTGCCCTTCTTGTGGCAGCTCTACCCTGAAAGGAGATACCGCGGCTCCGACTCCAGTTTCTGGCACATCGTATACCACATCAAG tTCAACAGCACGGAGGACATGCTCCTGGAACAGCTGCCACTCCTGGAATGGCAATGA